The genomic window AGCTGGCAGCTGGCCGGTGAATTCGAGCCCGAGCTCGTCCAGTCGACAGAAAGTGGTCAGGTCACGCGGGAGAGACCCCGACCAGGACTAGCGTCGTTCACGTCGGACGCTGCTTCCCGACGCTTCCCGTTGACTGGTCAGCGGCCGATGCTGTCCAGTTCGGCCACGTCCTCGCCGGAGAGGGCGAGCCCGGCGCCGGCGATGTTCTCGCGCAGATGCGCAGTCGATGACGTGCCCGGGATCAGCAGGATGTTCGGGGAGCGCTGCAGTAGCCAGGCCAGCGCGACGGACATCGGTGCTGCCCCCAGCCGGTCGGCGACTCCCGACAGCGCCGCGGACTGTAGCGGCGTGAAACCCCCGAGGGGGAAGAACGGTACGTAGGCGATGTCGGCGGCGGCGAGCCGGTCGATGAGGTCGTCGTCGTGGCGGTGGGCGAGGTTGTACATGTTCTGCACGCATACGATCTGTCCGATGCGCTGCGCCTCGGCGACCTGCTCGGTGGTGACGTTGCTGACGCCGAGGTGGCGGATCAGACCTTCCTGCTGGAGGTCGACGAGCGTCCCGAACGCCTCTGCGAGCGAGCCGGGCTGGGGGCCTTCGGCATTGCCCATCCGCATGTTGACCAGGTCGAGTACCTCGAGACCGAGGGACTGCAAGGTCTCGTGGACCTGCTTGCGCAGGTCTTCGGGCCGCCGGGCTGTGGGCCACCCGCCCTGCGCGTCGCGGTTCGCCCCTACCTTGGTGGCGATGAACAACGACCGAGGATAGGGGTGCAGGGCTTCGCGGATCAGCTCGTTGGTGACCTGCGGGCCGTAAGCGACACTGGTGTCGATGTGGGTGATCCCGGCCTCGACTGCCTCGCGCAGTACCGCCAGGGCACCGTTGTGGTCGGCGGGCGGGCCCATGACCCACGGGCCCGCGAGCTGCATCGCGCCGTAGCCGAAGCGGGTGACGGGCGAATCGTCCAGATTCCAGGTGCCGCCGGGAAGTGAGGTGGGGGATGCGTTCATCGTGCTTCGTTCTGCTCTCTGATCCGAGGTGGCGCGTCTCGCCACCACGGACCATCATTGGGGAGTTACTTCCTATCGGGAAGTAGGCACTTCAAGGTGCGTAACTCACTCTCAGGAATAGGTGTGATCAGGTTGGGGACGACAAACGCCGCTCAGCGACGAGCGCAGGCCAAGGTGGAATACAACGCGTTCATGGCGGCATGCCCCAGTCGCCAACTGCTCGACCGGATCTCGGACAAGTGGGTTGTGCTCGTTCTATGCGCGCTCGGGGGCGACGCTTCCGACCAGCCCGCTGTGGTGAGCGATGCGAGGGCGATGCGCTACTCCGAGATTTCGCGCCTGCTGGCGGGAGTCAGCCAGAAGATGTTGACCCAGACATTGCGGTCGCTGGAACGTGATGGCCTGATCACCCGCACCGTGACGCCAACCGTCCCCGTCACCGTCTCCTACAAGGTGACCGACCTGGGCCTCTCCCTCCACCACCTGACCCGCGGACTCAGATCATGGGCGCAGAGCCATATGGACGAGGTCCTCTTTTACCGCGCCACTTATGACGCTCGCGTCTCGTAACCAACACCTCGAACCGTCGGATACCACCACACCCTCGATTGTGAAGCGCCGGTCATGATCGTCATCTTCGACTACGCCAGTAGCCCAAGGCATTTCGTCCGAGGGTTCAGCCTGGCCGGGATCGCCGTCCTCGACGACGTCAGGTGCCCAGGGCCTTCCGGACCAGTAGCTGACAAGCGACCCGACAAGTTCTCGATCTCGGTACAGTTCAAAGGGCGAGCGCCAATCCACCAGTCCGCGGTTCGGGCGGTCGTCGCTCACGGCTGATAGCGCGCCCGCAAGGCGTCGGGCTGAGCGTCCTGGAATCGGCATGATGGTGCGTTCGGCTGACCGCGTGGCCTACTACGTATGACCTCAGCTGGGCCGACGGCTGCTACGTTCGTCGCTATCGTTGCTGGCTTGCAGGGGGTAAATCGATGGAAGAGGCCGCGCTGGCTTTTCGCGAGTATCAGTTGGCGATGCTGGCTCCGATGTGTGAAAGTGCCCCGGCTCAGCCGCAGGCAGTGCTCGATGCAGTCGATGCGTCGCGCGCCGATGCCGAGGTCGCCGCGGACCGGCGTCGATGGGCAATCCCCACCACTCTCGACGAATACAAAACAGCTTGCGGTGTGCCGGATTGGGAAGCTGCCGACGAACCTCAAGAGGGCCGCCAGATGCGCTACGCACGGTGGGATCTGGCGTTCTGGCCCGGCCTGCAAATCGAGCTGACCCAGGTCTGGCCCACCACAGTCATATTCAGACGGTTCGTTCGCCGCCGGGAGGTGCCATCGCCTCGGCTCGAGTCCCTGGAAGACCTGGCACCGTGGTCATGCACCGTCGGAGAGTTCGACCGCAGCGTCTTCGGTCCACTCGAGAATGTTGACGGTTTCGGCGCTGTGGGCGATGTTTACGCCTTCGTCGCCAGCGATCCAGACTCCGGAAAAGGCTCACCTACTGGGCGTACTTCGATTGGAGCCTGTTGCAGTCGGTCGCACCGGCGCCCGATGATTACTTGTCGAAGCCATGCTGCGAGCTTCATGGGCAGGTTCCCTGAGGGGACCGCCGAGTTCGGTGGTAGCGATGTGGTCGAAGACCGATCTGGGGACATCCGTCCGCGCCGGAACCCGTGTCCCGGGTCCGCGGACCGGTAGTGGCGGTTCGACCACTGCCTACCCGATCAACCACGATCCGCGTTCTCGCCGCGTCGAATCATGGGGCTGCTGTAGGGAGTACGGAGAGGTGACATCGTCGTCTCCCTCTCCGTATGCGGGCATTCGAGGAGTGTGTAACCGACATCTCACCCCGGCGAGCAGGGCCGACTCTGCACTCCTAAGGCCCGTAACAGCCCGCGCGATCAGCGGCTACTCAATACTGCAACGGCAGTCAGGTGAGCGGGTGGGCCGCAGCGCCGGGTAGTTGGCTGAGGCGGGGTTGGTGTTGCCGCCAGGTCGACCGGGCCCAGAGGTGTTGGGGTGGCTGTGCGCCGGCTCCATCTCTGACCGAGTTCCTCACCGAATCCCCACATCGCTTTGCTGTACTCATCTCGTGAAATCGGTAGAGGTGGGGGCGAGGACTCTTGCGGGCTTGGGCAGTTGCGTCGCCGCCATACTGGTCCTGCTCTACGGTGTGGTGATGTTGATCGCCGGCATGCCCGACGAGGAGGTTCCGGCTGGACAGAACGGCGTCTTCTCGAGCAAAGCAATCATTGTCGGGGCGGCGGCCATAGCGCTGTTCGTCGGCGCGATTACGGCGCGAGCCGCGATGATCATCGGCGGCTGCTTGCTGTTCATCGTGGATTTCGTTCTTCTGCTCGCCTGGGATTCAATGCTCCATGACCAACCAGCGAACTCCCTCAGCGAGGGTGAGTCGGCGCATCCGTCCGAGATCGTGCTGACGGTGTTGGTGCTCTGGGTAGTGTTCCCTGTTCTGACGATGCTGATCGCCATTGTGTGGTCAGCCGGTCGGTCGAAGGCTGGCCTGATCGGCCAGTCGCCGAGTCGACTCGAGGGCATGGTGGCCAACGCTCGATTGGACCAGAACATGAAGGCAGGTTCGGGCGTTGCCGATGCCCCGAGAAATCAATTGGAGCCGCCCTGGTGGTAGCGATTCGGCTTTCTCTGCTCACCGAGGAGAGGTGGCG from Nocardia bhagyanarayanae includes these protein-coding regions:
- a CDS encoding aldo/keto reductase family oxidoreductase; amino-acid sequence: MNASPTSLPGGTWNLDDSPVTRFGYGAMQLAGPWVMGPPADHNGALAVLREAVEAGITHIDTSVAYGPQVTNELIREALHPYPRSLFIATKVGANRDAQGGWPTARRPEDLRKQVHETLQSLGLEVLDLVNMRMGNAEGPQPGSLAEAFGTLVDLQQEGLIRHLGVSNVTTEQVAEAQRIGQIVCVQNMYNLAHRHDDDLIDRLAAADIAYVPFFPLGGFTPLQSAALSGVADRLGAAPMSVALAWLLQRSPNILLIPGTSSTAHLRENIAGAGLALSGEDVAELDSIGR
- a CDS encoding winged helix-turn-helix transcriptional regulator, encoding MGTTNAAQRRAQAKVEYNAFMAACPSRQLLDRISDKWVVLVLCALGGDASDQPAVVSDARAMRYSEISRLLAGVSQKMLTQTLRSLERDGLITRTVTPTVPVTVSYKVTDLGLSLHHLTRGLRSWAQSHMDEVLFYRATYDARVS